One region of Glycine max cultivar Williams 82 chromosome 9, Glycine_max_v4.0, whole genome shotgun sequence genomic DNA includes:
- the LOC100776288 gene encoding protein 108 gives MAASPKSLLSLILLLLVVVAHGTQIAMAQSSTCTTQLSELNVCAPFVVPGVNTNPSSRCCNALQAVDRDCLCSTIRIASQLPSQCQIPSLGCSAN, from the exons ATGGCTGCATCACCAAAGTCTCTCTTGTCTCTAATTCTTCTTCTCTTGGTGGTTGTGGCACATGGGACACAAATAGCAATGGCACAGAGCAGCACCTGCACAACCCAGCTGAGTGAGCTCAATGTTTGTGCACCATTTGTAGTGCCTGGTGTCAACACAAACCCTAGTTCTAGATGCTGCAATGCACTTCAAGCTGTAGACCGTGACTGCCTCTGCAGCACCATTAGGATCGCTTCTCAACTCCCTTCTCAGTGCCAAATTCCATCCCTCGGTTGCA GTGCAAATTAG
- the IQD31 gene encoding protein IQ-DOMAIN 14 produces MGFLRRLFGGKKHHNNPPPSSSDASKPNKDNKKTWSFIKHSTRYKPNTLPTTLNNNSNFDSSTSSAPFTESLDANKHAIAVAAATAAVAEAALAAAHAAAEVVRLTSGTGGVSSRPAPAPQPRRVAEETTAAAVKIQSAFRGYLARRALRALKALVKLQALVRGHIVRKQTSDMLRRMQTLVRLQSRARATRGNLSDNMHSFKSPLSHYPVPEDYKHSLRAYSTKFDGSILKRCSSNANFRDIDVEKARFGSHWLDSWMEENSWRQTRDASLKIGRLDDEKSDKILEVDTWKPHLNSHHSSGSSYQTSSHHYLYSDYNNENFVAYESPSKGSSKGLNPSLSSREVLPFGSLTFHKGKEEVAALPNVEDSPQAFSASSRLGSGGARRGPFTPTKSECAWSFFSGYPGHPNYMANTESSRAKVRSHSAPRQRMEFERYGHSTRRSLQGLWEAEPSSDRDSDFRSQAYATTTSSSLNRIGSANLR; encoded by the exons ATGGGCTTTCTCCGGCGACTCTTCGGCGGCAAGAAGCACCACAACAACCCCCCACCCTCCTCCTCCGACGCCTCCAAACccaacaaagacaacaaaaaaacaTGGAGCTTCATCAAACACAGTACGAGGTACAAACCCAACACATTACCAACAACACTTAACAACAACAGCAACTTTGACTCTTCCACTTCCTCTGCTCCTTTCACTGAATCTTTGGACGCTAACAAGCATGCCATTGCTGTCGCCGCCGCCACCGCCGCGGTCGCTGAAGCTGCTCTCGCCGCCGCACATGCTGCGGCCGAGGTTGTCAGGCTGACCAGCGGCACCGGTGGCGTCTCCAGCCGGCCCGCCCCGGCGCCGCAGCCCCGACGCGTGGCGGAGGAAACCACCGCCGCCGCTGTAAAAATCCAGTCGGCTTTCAGAGGTTACTTG GCAAGGAGAGCATTGAGAGCACTTAAAGCACTGGTGAAGTTGCAAGCATTGGTGAGGGGTCACATTGTGAGAAAGCAAACTTCAGATATGCTAAGGCGCATGCAAACCTTGGTGAGACTGCAGTCTCGGGCACGTGCAACTCGAGGGAACTTGTCAGATAATATGCATTCTTTCAAGTCTCCACTTTCTCATTACCCT GTCCCTGAAGATTATAAGCACTCACTTCGTGCCTATAGTACAAAGTTTGATGGATCTATTCTCAAG AGATGTAGTTCCAATGCAAATTTTAGGGACATAGACGTGGAGAAAGCCCGGTTTGGTTCCCATTGGTTAGATAGTTGGATGGAAGAAAATTCATGGAGACAAACTAGAGATGCTTCATTAAAAATTGGACGCCTTGATGATGAGAAGAGTGACAAGATTCTTGAAGTGGATACTTGGAAGCCACACTTGAACTCACACCATAGTAGTGGCAGCTCATATCAGACATCATCACATCATTACTTGTATTCTGATTACAACAATGAGAATTTTGTGGCATATGAATCTCCATCAAAGGGTTCTTCCAAAGGTCTAAATCCAAGTCTCTCTTCTAGGGAGGTTCTTCCCTTTGGGTCTTTGACATTTcacaaaggaaaagaagaagtgGCGGCTTTGCCAAATGTTGAGGATAGTCCTCAAGCATTTTCTGCCTCCTCTAGGCTTGGAAGTGGTGGTGCAAGGAGAGGTCCATTCACACCAACTAAGAGTGAGTGTGCATGGAGTTTCTTCAGTGGCTACCCGGGTCATCCCAATTACATGGCGAATACAGAGTCTTCTAGAGCCAAGGTTAGGTCACATAGTGCTCCAAGGCAAAGAATGGAGTTTGAGAGATATGGTCATTCCACAAGAAGGTCTCTTCAGGGTCTTTGGGAAGCAGAGCCTAGTTCAGATAGGGATTCTGATTTTAGGAGCCAGGCCTATGCAACGACCACAAGCAGCAGTTTGAACAGAATTGGGAGTGCCAATTTAAGATGA